A window of Babylonia areolata isolate BAREFJ2019XMU chromosome 2, ASM4173473v1, whole genome shotgun sequence contains these coding sequences:
- the LOC143279491 gene encoding putative transmembrane ascorbate-dependent reductase CYB561 homolog, which translates to MYFDGDTNPTDLRFFNWMVVVAQVFGLLSVVLVAVWMGHYQGGFAWQSDPTHQFNLHPLFMIIGMVFLYADGILAYRVFRNEKKLYIKIVHAVVHVAALVFVGVGMKAVFDFHNLTNKPNLYSLHSWVGLFVVVAFGLQWLLGFLAYLTPVVGMAVKRFYMPYHRFWGAALLALSGATVLMGITENAIFKIKPSWGGPEGILVNFLGVFVIAFVVLVIYLVTKPEYKRPPAPEEDHIPLNE; encoded by the exons ATGTATTTTGACGGGGACACCAACCCGACGGACCTGCGCTTCTTCaactggatggtggtggtggcgcagGTGTTTGGGCTGCTGTCGGTGGTGCTGGTGGCGGTGTGGATGGGCCACTACCAGGGTGGCTTCGCCTGGCAGTCAGACCCTACGCACCAGTTCAACCTCCACCCGCTCTTCATGATCATCGGCATGGTCTTCCTCTACGCTGacg GCATCCTGGCGTACCGTGTGTTCCGTAATGAGAAGAAGCTGTACATCAAGATCGTGCACGCTGTGGTGCACGTGGCAGCCCTCGTctttgtgggtgtggggatgaagGCCGTCTTCGACTTCCACAACCTGACCAACAAACCCAACCTGTACTCCCTGCACAGCTGGGTCGGCCTCTTCGTTGTCGTCGCTTTCGGGCTGCAG TGGTTGCTGGGCTTTTTGGCGTACCTGACACCGGTGGTTGGGATGGCGGTGAAGCGGTTCTACATGCCCTACCATCGCTTCTGGGGTGCTGCCCTGCTGGCCTTGTCTGGGGCCACCGTGCTGATGGGCATTACGGAAAATGCCATTTTTAAGAT AAAGCCGTCATGGGGTGGCCCGGAGGGGATACTGGTCAACTTTTTGGGGGTCTTCGTCATCGCCTTTGTGGTGTTGGTCATCTACCTGGTCACCAAGCCAGAGTACAAGCGCCCGCCTGCCCCCGAAGAGGACCATATCCCGTTGAATGAGTAA